The nucleotide window CTGCCTGGCCAGCAGTCGACTCTGCAGGGCGAATGCATCCAGTGGCGATAGTtccggcggcgcctcacCGGCCACGTGTAAGCGTGGGGAGCGTAGTGGTTTGGAAGAGGTCGACGTTCCAGAATGATTCGAATTGGCTCGCAAGTCCAGCAAGCTCGGGCGGTTGGCCATGATCGTGTTCGTCTGGCACTACTTGCCCAGCGCAGGTCGATACCATACAGAACGGGGCACAAGCCTCTGGGACTATAGGCCGTCTCGCGGCGTAATTGGGTAGGTTGTAATCGGGAGCTGGCAGGGGATCCAGCGGtttcgctcgctcgctggggCTCCTCAAGATGGCCGGTGACGGAGAAGAGATCTGGGGGTAGAGCCAAGGGGCCTTAACGGCCAATATGCGCCTGGCCCGCTACGGGGTCGCGCGTGAATATCCGCTGACCGTAGGTCGTTGCGGTATCGATGCGCTGTTAATGAGAGTTTCCGTCTGTCGCATGGGCACgcgacggccagggcatcgaaggacgtcgaggagcggcgggagcaggcACGCGCGTGTTTGTGATGGACGACAAAAGTTGCAATCCCATCCGGCTTTGTGGCTGCGAGCAGCGAGGCAGGCGTTTGACAACGGCAGCTTAGGCGTTGCGAGAGGGTGGCAGTTCGCCAAGCAGTGGGGGCGGTCGGGCGCAATGAGGTCCGTCGTTGGCGATTGGTGCGTAGGGGGGTGCGGAcgttggtgttggtgagTCGCGGGGACTGTTGAAAGGGCGTAGGTGTTGGTCTCGAGAAGGAGCGTGAGTCGCCGGCTGCGGTCGATGATCCTGGCTTGGCCGTCGGGTCGGAAGGTTGCTGTTTGCGCGCAgcgctggtgctgttgcGAGGGCGAGAAGGAGGTGAAGGAGCGCCGACGAAGGGGatgggaagaaggggggggagggcgcaGAGGTGTGTTTgtggaggcggacgaggtcaggtcggggtggtggcggtggtcgCAGGTAGCTGCCGTGCTGTGGTGAGGTCCGGGTGGCGGTTGTGACCGGCGCCGTAGTACCTGAGTAGGTactacaggtaggtacctaggaGGTGTAGTACCTCAGGGAGGTTAGTAGTACCCCCGTGGTAGTGGCAGTGGCAccagtggcagtggcagtggcagtggccgtggccgtggttgtgagtgagtgggtgggtggctcAACGGTGCCCACAGTGGAGGACAAGAAAAAGGTGGGCGGGATGGGCGGGTTAATACGAGGCGGCTTGCCCCTGGAAGGAGTGCTAAAACGGCGCcctggatggatgaatgacGACTCGAGCTCCCCGGCTGCACCTCAGGTTGGTGGGTGGTATGGTGGGAGGCGGCACCCGCTGCGCTCGCCGATGTTGCCAGTGCCACCCGGCTGAACTTTAGGTGCCTTCTCGAGTGCTATAGGTGGACATTCCCAGGACCAAGGTGTGGTACGAGGTCCAGGTCCCTGCCCGTGGTGGGGGGCAACCTAATAGAACGGAAGGTATGTAGGTTATCATAGtgctactaagttagtactaaggtaaggtaagTAGTAGGTGggtgctggctgggctgggacgGGTTCTCCTCTTCACAGGCGCGCATTTTGGTGGCATCTGGTACAAATTGCAGATGTTGGTAATAGGTAAGTAGTAGGTAAGCAGTTGGGACTGGAGACGAGAACGTCCTATGCGTCGGGGGCTCAGTGCACCCATCCATGGATAAGGTatgcctgctcctgctgcctCGGGCGGGTGCTCGGGCTCAATCAAGCTCTACAACCTGGAAGAAGAGCCCGTGTGAGTGTGTGCTCTGGAGCCCAGGCCGTTCAAAGTCGTCGCCCAGGGTGCCTGCCGGGCCCCTCCAGAGGTGCCCTGGAACTGAACTGCCACGGCGGGCCGCCACATGACAACCTAATCATCATTCCCTGGGGGGCCCTCATCAACCACAAACAAACATCCATCAAGGCAAggcaaccccccccccttcccacaTTGGAGAAGCGAAAATGCTGCAATCACAGAGCCGAGATGCGTTGCTCGCGTGTCTGCGTCAAAGAACAAAGGTGCACTTCGCGTCGCTAGGAGAGGCGAGACCctgcccagccggccggccctccctccctcatttgatccaggccaggccgcctGGGGGTCTCTCGCCGTTTCCCGTCAGTGGTCAGTCCACACGgccggccctcgcccgcccttgCAACGAGTCGAGTTGCTCTCAGCGCCCACGGAGGACCAGTCCCCTTCCAGCCTAGCCGGAGCGGGGGGGCCCTCGAATGGTGTCAGGGGCCTGGGGATTATAATTGGCAACGCCACCGGCCTGCGCGTCTGGGGTGCATGGTCTTGGTTTGGTTTCcagagaaggggggaggggctcTGAACGAAAGGGGTGGCGCCTGGTGGTTTctctgttttttttttcagGCACGGTGGTGTGTCCCTCCACTGGCTGGCATGCTGGGTAagaggtacctaggtacgtactttgaAGGACAGACTGACAGACAtgtacatgcatgcatgcatgcattcACCGTTATTAGGCTCGAAGGCTACAGATTGGCTCGTCTGAGCTACCGAATCCCTAACCTTGACGACTCGCTCGCGTGTGCCGCCGCGAACCCAAAACCCTGTCCATTCTCCCAGAGAAGCGAGAGGGAAACCTGCTTGCCTACCTACCCCTTGGGATGCGACCACATCATACAAATAGTACGTAGTACATGCAGCCCAGCATGGTAGGGTGCTATTACAGTAGCATTGCCCGCGGGGGCGGTTGGGAAAACGGGGATCGGAGATGATtgctcctcgaggatgaAGCCTCGTACGCATCATACCCTCTATGCAAGTCTCCGCCAGCGTCTTCCGTGCACGTTGATGTGTGCGTGGCTCGGCAGCGACGAACCCAGGCAGGCTAACGAGCAAGACGAGGCTCCTTGCGGCTCGTCGGGATTCCCGCCCCGGCGAGATGACGGTCGGTGGACGAGGCTGTGCGCCCGGGGGAAAGAGGGCcgaccatgacggcggctgcgcacGCTCTTTGATACCCGAGTTATCATTACTGTCACGATACGGCCATGGACGCCTCCAAAATTAAGGTCACTTGGTGCTTCCAATGATGACGTTTTGATGGATGTCGTGATGTAGTCAGACACGCATGCGGCATCTTGAAAAGTACGTCACCGTGCCTCGGATTAAGCACCTTTTGGCCCCTATTTTCTACCATGCGCGCATGCATACAcactgtacagtatagcGTGTATGCACTTCGTAAAGACGCCCGCGAGTACGAAGCAAGTCGCAATGGCATTCTGTCTGTCTGAGCTGGCGCAGGCAAAGTCCCTCCCCACACGCAAAGCACGAGCTTCGCATGGCACGCGCATTCTTTCCGCAAGCCAGCCACCATATCTCGCCTACGTACCAGCCAAAGTTTGACAGCCCGGTCGCCAGGCATGCAAAAGCACATCCGGCGACGGGCATCAGTGGCCCCTGCAGATCGTCAGTCACTCCCGCAAGCCATGTGAAACGCCAACtgtgccgcgccggcgcatCTACGCAGTCACTTCCGGCCTTACCAACCCAACCAAGCATTTAAGGTACTACCTCACCTGCtataggtacctagtaccttGCTGGCCTCTCGATATATCACGGTTGAGCCTCACACACGGAACCCAAACCACTGGGAATTCGCCAAACACCACGCATAgattgcgccgccgcgagagAGAAATCATTTTCAGCGTGGCCTCCTCTGTCCAACCACCGCCCAACCCCGTTCAACACCGTTTGGCTTCCCTCCCAGTTCAACATTGATACCTAGTCCAAAACGCCTGAGCCTGTATGCATACCCACACTTGTCGTCGCAAATACAACCCTTGTACAATCCCgagccatcgccgcggcccctCACATATCCTTGGTGCGCAACTTTTTAAGTCGGGTGGTGCCCTCAAACAGGCCGCGatccacggcggcggcgaccgtcAGCGTGCCGCCTACGATGGCGCAAAGCCCAGCCAGGAAGCCCAGGAACGTCTTGGCCGGCTGCTCACGGTTGATGACCTTCATGGGCGAAATGTCCTGTCCCACACATCAGCACACTGATTTGACCGTTTGGATGCGCAGTGGAGGGAGGACACTTACATATGAGAAGAAGACACCTGGGATACCTCCACGGGAGTGCTGTCGCTCGGCatggccctcggcggcgtcgttgccgccggtCAGGCTCCGCTTGTGGCTCGTGACCGAGTACTGATGAGTCTCGACGCTGCCGTCAGcgctgccgtcgatgccAACCAGCTTCTGCATCTGCTTCTCCCATCCAAGAGGCAGGTAAGACGTCGGCACGATCTTGACAAAGTACATGTAGTTGAAGTTGGGGTCCTGGGTCTCCTGCTTGACCCCGTCAAGAGGGTTGACGTGGTGGTTGGTCCAGGGCATCGCCTTGGCGCCACCCAGCTTTtgcttgatggcctcggggAGCTGTGGCCCGAAGCGCAGCTGGTGGATGACGTGGGTAAAGTCGTGCTTCTGGCCGTTGGGCGTATCCCAGTAGTTCTTGAGGTCGTGCACGTGGATGTTGCCGTTGCTGAAGCTGCGTCCGGGCGCAAGGTGGAAATTACCCACGACCTTGTTCACCGTCAGATCGCCCTCGATGCGGcagccctcctcccgctgctcatccagcttctcggcgtAGTGTTCGCGCTCGCACTGctcgacgccttcgccgcggccgaaCGCCCAGCCCTGGGTGGCATACGCCTCGCGGACCTCGTCGCAGGTGTTGCAGCAGCCTTGCTTGATTGCCGTGGCtggggccgtggcgccgtAGCACTCGCCGCAGTATTTCGGATCGAGGTGCTCGGCCTTTTCATCGTGGAGGGCGAGCGACCTGGtgtcgatgacgccgccgccctgggaCTGCGGTCGGAGGCGGACCTTCTTAACACCAtgcgcgacgccgtgctgctgctctccagATACGTCCATGACATCGAGGGTCAGAAGCTCGCATGGCATCTTGGGGAAGGTGATGTTGAGATGGATCTCCATGCGCTCTCCTACAGCAGGACCGCGGTTAGATGACTCGGGGCCATTGCGCAGACCACGAcccggcgcgccgacggAAACATACCTCGGCCCTTGTCCACAATTAGCTCGGGGTGTACCACGATACGGCGATAGTCGGCCCATTCTCCCCAGGCCAAGAACAGCACGACTAGCAGCGAGACGATGGTGACGATACCACCGCTCGTGGTGCGAAtgcgcgcgtcctcgaccgtcTTGGTGAAGGCATCGAGCCTTGTGAACCTGGACTTGGGTGGCATCGTTGCGACAGGTCAATCAATCGTCGATCGGTTCCAGGTGCCAGAGTATTCTGTGCTTATGATGTGCTTCAGATTCGCCAGGCAGGGTCCTCGTTATGGCGCCGCAAATGGGAGATGACGACAGGACACTGAAAGTCAGAAAGGGAAAGACGCTGCGACTCAGGCGTGCCCTGCGGCAGAGGGCATTGGCGCGGCAGACGGCTGGCTGCACAATGGCAATGGGAGAGAATCCAGGCCAGGTCAAGTAGCCAGAAGACGGGAGGAGAGAGGAAAGCGACGTCGGGGCAGGTTGACGCTTGAGGCCACCGTCGCAAGTACAGAAACATGCATGGAGCTACATGAGTGGCCACACGCCGCGCTGACAGGGGTCGGTGCACAGTGCTCCCGTCCTTGAAAGCGCTTCACCGCAGCCCTGGAGCCCAACTAGTACCCCACGCTAAAAAAAACAGAGGCCAAGGTCCCTGAGGCCCCTCCCTGGGCAGGCTGACACTGCCGTTGGTGGTCGGCTCCTAACTTGtggtactaggtacctacagcTCCGTCACCGAAAGCACCAGTCACGCTTGAGCGGCAGACCCATCCGCCGGCAAATCGCCGGTTCCTCTCGATCGGATTTGTATCGTGTGCCTTGTTGCGACTGCAAGCCAGCCATTGACCCCAACGCACGTCACTCATCGTCAATGCGCCGCAACAAACGCCAACAAGGGCCCAATTCTTGACTGCATTAGAtctgcgacgacgcccgtggcTTTGAACCCGCCCCGACGTCTCACACACCTCACATCTCTCCGCGCCGAGATCATAGCGCGACGGCTGCATCCGCTTGCATAGGGCAGGCGCCCGCAAATTCCGACCATGTCGTCTAGGCCCCCGTCACGCGTCGTCTTTGTCGGCAACATCCCCTACGGTGCGCAGGGCTCCTCGCCCCTCACTGCTATCGCAGATGCTGACCTACGTGCAGGGCTGTCCGAGGAGCAAATAACAGACATCTTCTCGAGCGCTGGCAAGGTCGAGCGCTTCCGCCTCGTCTACGACTCCGAGACCGGTCGCCCCAAGGGCTTTGGCTTCGCAGATTATCCCGACACAGGTGCGACGAGATTCGGCCCTGCGATGGTGACGCTTCCGCTGACATAGGGTGTCTAGATTCTGCGGCGTCCGCCGTTCGCAACCTGAACGACTACGAAATTATGGGTCGCAAGCTGCGTGTTGACTTCAGCAACGAACAGAAGAgtggtgacgatgacaaCAACCAGGTTTGCTTGCCTACATTTGTTCCCCATCAGGTCGTTCCTCTCTTAACACTTTCTTTTAGACATCAATACACATACCCACTGCCGCCAACGGCGCAGGAGCGGGCGCGTATGGCTCCCAAGCCAGCTCCCTGCCCCCGCTTCCGGCCGGCAAGGAGGTTCCTCCAGGGGTAACCTGCACCGATGCCATCTCCCGAACCCTCAACacgcttccgccgccgcaactCCTTGATATCCTCGGGCAGATGAAGGCACTTGCCACGTCGGATCCACAGAGAGCCACCGAACTCCTACAACAAGCCCCCCAGCTCACCTACGCCGTCTTCCAATCGCTGCTCCTCATGGGCCTCGtgtcgcccgaggcgatTCAGTCCGTCTCCGAGCCAGGTGCCCCTTCTGCCGTGCCACAGCCGGCTGCCGGCTTTCCTGCCCCGATCCCCGGGTACCCTGCCGCGAATAACACGCCGCCGGTCGCAGGCGCACCAtacgcgccgcctccggcaGCGGCCCCGGGGTACGGCGTTCCAGCGCCAGTTGCCGCCCCGCAGGATACGGATGCTTTGATACGGCAGGTGATGGAACTGCCCCAGTCGCAGATCGACCTGCTCCCAGAGGCCGAGCGACAACAAATTTTGGCTCTAAGGGCAAGCTTTGGCGTCCAGCCCCGGAGGTGATTGCAACGCAGCCATGCCACGGGCTCCGCTTTGGAGTCTggggggccgtcgccgctaTAGACATAATGCGACGTCCCTATGCCGGGAGCGCGAGGTCTGCCGCCCCGAGACGGGCACGACCCCAAGCCATTCTCATTGGAAGAATTCTCATTGAAGGAAGGCAACCACCTCGGGAGGCCCACGCGATCTCATGGACGGGGGTCAGACAACACATCACCGATACCTACATTCGGCAAGCGAAATGCCGGAATAATGCATATAGCTACACGTGAGGGTAGCAAGCATAAGATTTCAAGTGGCAGCCAAGACGGTTTGCCACCATTGGGCGACTGCTTGAGGTAGCAGTAGAGGACTATGGAATGCCCCACGGGAGCTGGCATCAAGGGAAGGCGTCAACGCGTATTGCGCGACAATGCTCAAGGGCTCCGCCGAGCACTGTCTAGCCAGGATGGACCCGGGTAGTAAAACCATAATTGCAGTCCCTATCCGATTACGCTTTGCTTAGTGATGTCAAGGGAGAAGTAAATCCACAAGGAAGGAATCTCAATTTTCCTGTGCTTGTAGCATCATGCAAATGACTGACTATACGACATCGTGTTCTGGCCAGAAAGGAGGCTCGCTTGTATACATCTAATGGGATCCTTCACCCTAGGTATGTACAATGGGTGCATATTACCCCAATAATCGTGTGCTCGTAGGGGGTTCCTGCCAGGTCCGTGGCAGCCCAGGTCCACtctcgccaacggcaacccCCCGGGGGGAAAAAACGAGACGCCGGATTCCCATCCCTCCTTGAATACCCCCATTCCATTCCATTTTAGATTCTTCCAGTCTTATGCACTTGCCGCCAAGACGCCATATACCAAAAAAGAGACGGGAAAAAGGCGAGAGAGCCGggaaaggagagagagggggggggggcgagaaAGAGAGGGGGACAAGGGGCATATGTGACGCTATGTGGGACGTGTCCCTTGGGCGATCGATTATACAATACCGTACACGCGCTTGGCAATCATGAAGCACGCCAGGCCAAAGAAGAGGAGCCCGGCCGTGATCCAGAAGAACCACTGCAGGTCACCCTCGTACTCTTGGCCGGGCACCCAGACGTTCATGCCCCACAGCCCTGTGATGATGTTCATGGGCAGGACGATGGTGCCCAAGACGGTGAGTTTGCCCAGGACGTCGTTGGTCTTCTCCGCTCGTTCGTTCATGCGAATGTTGATTTGGGCCAGGTAGTTGCCGTGAGAGCGAGCCAGTATCCTAGGGTAAAGAATGTTAGCCGCCGTCAAGCAGGAGGCGACGTGGTTTtagaagaagaaaaaaacgtACTTTTCGTAATGGCCCAGGTTGGAGGTcatggtgatgatgtggTCCTGGATGTCACCGAGGTAGAGGCCTATCTCAGATCTCGGCGCCACCTCCCACCGCTCGTTGCATCGCTTCGCGAAGCCTTTGATGACGTCCGCCTTGTTACCTAGCAGCCGGTAGAGGCTCATGACCCGCTTCCTGCAGTCGCCTACGCGTCGCAACATGTCGCTCGAGTCCACAAAAGTATTAGAGTCGTCATTCTTGCTCGGCTTCTCGCCCTTGAGGCGTTTGTCAGTCGACGAATGAAACTCGAGGATCTTGTCGTCTatctcgtcgacctcgtcttcAATGTTTTGAATCAGAGGCTGAAACACGTCtgtgatgtcgtcgatgatggcgtaCGAGATCCAGTCGGAAGACAGAATGAGGTAGTCCCGCAGCTGCCGGATGCGTCGACGGACATTGGCCGGGTGAGGTGTCATGGAGAAGTGAAAGCTGAGCACGCCCTCTCGGAACACAACCACGTACATGTTGACGGGCTCGAGATGATCCTCGCTGTTGATGTCCTGTTCGAACGTTCGGTAGTTGACAAAGTAGTAGTGGCGAAACAGCTCGACCTTCTCGCGCGCCTCTTGGAGCATGATGTCTTCTGCCGTCAGCGGGTGGATGCCGAATGCCTTGGAGATGACCTTCATCTCGGCCTCTGTCGGGCACAGTACGTCAAGCCACCACACCGGCCTATCGCCATACCTCACAGGCcggggcgtcgacgtggtcTCACGTGGACCCGGCTGCGCCTCTTTCTGGGTGACCTCGGGCGACttggtggcgatgggcgTCGCACGCCCCGACACGGCTGGAGCGTCGTGGCCCGGTGACAGTGCCCCGTCGCGGCGAGGCTCGGCGAGTGACGGCTGTCGGGTTGAGAGCCTCGAATCATGGTCACCGCCATTTGAGTTTTGTGGTCTCAGGCCCGTTgacggctcgtcgtcgtcatcatcgtcatcgtcgctcTCGCTGTCCGACAAGATGCGTGGATCGGGAATGAAGAGCTCTCGGAAGCCTCCGCCAGGCTGGACCAGCTCGGAAATGGTTTGGCTGTGTATGGTGCTCTGGAACTCTTCGTTGAAGTAGGTGAAGCGGTAGGGTGCATCCTCATAAGCCTGGAACCACCCTTTCCTCACTGGGCGCAGCCGGCCGTTGATCAGCTGGGGTTCCGTGATCTTCTTTACGCGGACCTCCTCGCTCCGGTCCTCCTTTTCAAAGTGACGCCACTCCTCCAGCACGGACAGGTCCGGCCActgagcgcggcggcgtcgtcctctGTATTGGTGGGCGGCAACATCGCGAGAAtgggcatcctcgtcgccgagctcggaCATGTCGGGGGCGGGGAAGcagacgtcgccggccgcctcggtcATACGCCGTGCGAGGTCGGCTCGATGATCGCGCACGGTGCCGTCAGCCTCGGACATGGCCTCGCCTGCGTCGAGCGAGCCATGGGGGCTGCCACTTAGGGACATTTCATCTCGGATCATGACGTCTCCAAAGGCTAACTCGGGGCGGTCTACCCCCCCAAAGGCCGGCGACCCGGGTACCGAGGGCGGGTGGTTGACATCGTAGCCGTCCTTGACCGTCAAGTTTGCGGTCAATCTGGTCCGGGAGGATCTGCTGGACGACCTGCGGCTTCGGTTGCGGCTCGCGGCGCCGTAGCTCGAGGGACCCGTGGGCGACGCTCGAAACCTCGCAGACTCGGAGAGCAGCGGGGCCGTCTCATCCCAGGggttggcctcgtcggctctctcgccatcgccgctgTTGGGGGTGTGTATGGAGCGCAGGCGGCTGGCGCCCGGGGTCGAGAAGGGGTTGTGGAAGgggctcgtggcggcgacggtggagGGCCGTCGTAGCCGCATGGGCTTGTGCTCTCTAATGGTAGAGAGAGACTCGGTCAGTCTGCTTGATGCATCGAACTCGAATggcgagcgacggcgacggggggtTGGTGGCATAtgcgggggggggccacGATGGGATGGAGGTGGACTCACCTGtggtcgagcagggcctcgCTGTCGATGCTCGTGCCGCTCAGGTTGCCGGTGGGCATCTTGTAGAAGCCCTCGCCCGCATCCTCGTGCATCTCATCGTGGCTATCCTCGGTGAGGGCAGCGAAGCTCTttctgcgcgcgcgcttcttctttccGCCGCGATGGCCCTTTCGCTTCCTCGGCTGGCCGCGGGGTTTTCCCGATTCCtggtcgtgctgctgcagacgggcggcggcggcggcaatggaggaggaggaggcggtggtggtggtgacggcggcggcgggcgcagacgtcggcggcggtgctcttcctgcagctgcagctgcacctGCGCCTGCGGCACCACGagtcgtggtggtgctgcgaCGCTCGTCCGCCATGCCGAGCCTGGAAGCGGGGTGCAGGGCATGAAAACGATTGCTCGCCATTGTGCCGCGCGATCCCGACGACCTCacccgagcgagcgagcgagcgtcgGACGGGGGGTCGggcggtgtgtgtgtgtcttgATGTGGTGGGGGATGGGTATTATGTTATGTGGTGgtgtcggcgcggcggcggcgggcggtttTTTGTTCGTTTTGGGCGGGTTGCGGAAGCCGGAacgtcgagcttctccaaCGATCGCTGGACATGGAAGCTGCAGGGACGCTAAGGCCCCCCGAGGAAATCGTGATGTcactcgcccgcctgcccactcactcactcactcactcactcacagCGGGAGCCCAGCTGAGCTCAGCT belongs to Purpureocillium takamizusanense chromosome 1, complete sequence and includes:
- a CDS encoding uncharacterized protein (COG:A~EggNog:ENOG503NWDF) translates to MSSRPPSRVVFVGNIPYGLSEEQITDIFSSAGKVERFRLVYDSETGRPKGFGFADYPDTDSAASAVRNLNDYEIMGRKLRVDFSNEQKSGDDDNNQTSIHIPTAANGAGAGAYGSQASSLPPLPAGKEVPPGVTCTDAISRTLNTLPPPQLLDILGQMKALATSDPQRATELLQQAPQLTYAVFQSLLLMGLVSPEAIQSVSEPGAPSAVPQPAAGFPAPIPGYPAANNTPPVAGAPYAPPPAAAPGYGVPAPVAAPQDTDALIRQVMELPQSQIDLLPEAERQQILALRASFGVQPRR
- the MNR2 gene encoding CorA metal ion transporter (EggNog:ENOG503NTYW~TransMembrane:2 (i809-835o847-866i)~COG:P), with the protein product MASNRFHALHPASRLGMADERRSTTTTRGAAGAGAAAAAGRAPPPTSAPAAAVTTTTASSSSIAAAAARLQQHDQESGKPRGQPRKRKGHRGGKKKRARRKSFAALTEDSHDEMHEDAGEGFYKMPTGNLSGTSIDSEALLDHREHKPMRLRRPSTVAATSPFHNPFSTPGASRLRSIHTPNSGDGERADEANPWDETAPLLSESARFRASPTGPSSYGAASRNRSRRSSSRSSRTRLTANLTVKDGYDVNHPPSVPGSPAFGGVDRPELAFGDVMIRDEMSLSGSPHGSLDAGEAMSEADGTVRDHRADLARRMTEAAGDVCFPAPDMSELGDEDAHSRDVAAHQYRGRRRRAQWPDLSVLEEWRHFEKEDRSEEVRVKKITEPQLINGRLRPVRKGWFQAYEDAPYRFTYFNEEFQSTIHSQTISELVQPGGGFRELFIPDPRILSDSESDDDDDDDDEPSTGLRPQNSNGGDHDSRLSTRQPSLAEPRRDGALSPGHDAPAVSGRATPIATKSPEVTQKEAQPGPRETTSTPRPVRYGDRPVWWLDVLCPTEAEMKVISKAFGIHPLTAEDIMLQEAREKVELFRHYYFVNYRTFEQDINSEDHLEPVNMYVVVFREGVLSFHFSMTPHPANVRRRIRQLRDYLILSSDWISYAIIDDITDVFQPLIQNIEDEVDEIDDKILEFHSSTDKRLKGEKPSKNDDSNTFVDSSDMLRRVGDCRKRVMSLYRLLGNKADVIKGFAKRCNERWEVAPRSEIGLYLGDIQDHIITMTSNLGHYEKILARSHGNYLAQINIRMNERAEKTNDVLGKLTVLGTIVLPMNIITGLWGMNVWVPGQEYEGDLQWFFWITAGLLFFGLACFMIAKRVYGIV
- the ERV46 gene encoding ER-derived vesicles protein erv46 (COG:U~TransMembrane:2 (o20-43i388-410o)~EggNog:ENOG503NVB2), which codes for MPPKSRFTRLDAFTKTVEDARIRTTSGGIVTIVSLLVVLFLAWGEWADYRRIVVHPELIVDKGRGERMEIHLNITFPKMPCELLTLDVMDVSGEQQHGVAHGVKKVRLRPQSQGGGVIDTRSLALHDEKAEHLDPKYCGECYGATAPATAIKQGCCNTCDEVREAYATQGWAFGRGEGVEQCEREHYAEKLDEQREEGCRIEGDLTVNKVVGNFHLAPGRSFSNGNIHVHDLKNYWDTPNGQKHDFTHVIHQLRFGPQLPEAIKQKLGGAKAMPWTNHHVNPLDGVKQETQDPNFNYMYFVKIVPTSYLPLGWEKQMQKLVGIDGSADGSVETHQYSVTSHKRSLTGGNDAAEGHAERQHSRGGIPGVFFSYDISPMKVINREQPAKTFLGFLAGLCAIVGGTLTVAAAVDRGLFEGTTRLKKLRTKDM